From Malaciobacter mytili LMG 24559:
TAAAAACTTTTTATTGTCCTGCCAACATTCTCCTTCAACACTAATAAAACTATCTGATTGTTCTAATCCTGCTAAAATTCTTAATAATGTAGTTTTCCCACTTCCACTAAGACCTGTTAGTGCGACGAAATCTCCAGATTTAATCCTAAAATCCACATCTAATTTCATAGTTCCATTTGAGCCAATTAGCTCTTTTTGTATATCAATTTTTATCATAAAAAGCTCTTTTTTTGTTTTTGATTAAAAATATATACACTTAAAAGCACTAAAAAACTAATAACTAGCATAATAGCACTGTAAATATGTGCACTTTTATAATCCATAATTTCAACAAACTCATAAATTGCAACTGATGCAACTTTTGTTTCATCTGGTATACTTCCTCCCACCATTAAAACAACTCCAAATTCTCCTACTGTATGGGCAAAAGTAACTATAAGTGCTGTCATAAGAGATGGTTTCATATTTGGTAGAGCAACTTTTAAAATAGTTTGTACTTTACTTTTTCCACTAATATAACTAGCTTCAAGCATATTTTTATTTATACTTTCAAAGCCACTTTGAAGTGGCTGAACCATAAAAGGAAGGGAATAAAAACAACTTGCAATTACAAGACCTGTAAAATTAAAAACAAGTTTTATTCCAAAGTATTCTTCAAAAAAAGAACCTAAAAATGAGTTATATGATAAAGCATATAATAAATAAAATCCCAAAACAGAAGGTGGCAAAACTAAAGGTAAAGCTGTAATTGCTTCAAGAATTGGTTTAGCTTTTGATTTTGTTTGAGATAGATACCAACTAAGAGGTAGGGCTAAAATAAATAAAATTAAAGTGGTAATACCTGCTAATTTAAAAGATAAAATAAAAGGAGCAAATTCTATATTTGAAAAAAAATCAGCCATTATAAAACCTTTTTTATTGATAGGTCACTTGATTTAAAAATAGCTGCTACATCATCACCAAGTTTTAAATCCATTCTTTTTGCTGATTTTGTAGTAATTATGCTTGAAAGAGTTGTACCTTTTGCATTTAATTTAATACTTGTTAAAAGTTCACCTCTATCAAATTGAATAATTTTTGCATTTATAGAGTTTGCAAGGCTAATTTGGCCTTGAAACTCTTTTGCAATAGCTATATTTGAAGCTTTTACTGTTAATAAAACTTTATCGTTTTCTTTAATATTGTCTAAATCTAAACTCATCATTGATAAAGTAATATCTTCAAATAAAAACTCTACAATATTTAAGTTTTCTAAAGATTGAATTTTTGAAACTACTACTTTTAATTCATTCATGGAATTAAGTATCCAAAATCTTCAAATATTTTTTTGGCTTTTTTACTTAAAATAAAGCTATAAAAAGCAGCAGCTTCACTATTACTTTGGGCTTTTTTTAGTATTACTATTCCTTGATTAATTGGAGTATATAATTTACTATCCACACTATACCAATTAACTCCTTGTTTAAATTTACTCATTTGAGGCGAATATAAAGATGACTTTGCAATAAATCCTATATCTGTTGCAGTTAAAGCATAAGTTACTGTTTGAGAAATAGATTCAGCAAAAACAAGCTTTTTTTCTACACTTTCATATATTTTTGCATTTTTCATAGCTTCTACACTTGCTTTTCCATAAGGGGCAGTTTTCGGGTTTGCTATTGCAATTTTTTTAATATTTTCTTGTGTTATTAAATCAATACCTTTTGAAAAGTCTTGCTTTTGACTACTTAAATAAGCCAATGAGCCTTGAGCATAAACAAGAGGTCTTGTTACTGCGTAATCTTCATTAAAAAGTGTTTCAGGATATTTCATATTTGCAGCCATAAATAAATCATATGGTGCACCATTTTTTATTTGTGCAGTTAATTTTCCACTACTTCCTAAAGTAACTTTTACATTTGTATTTGGATATAACTTATTGAACTCTTTTTTTAAATCATCAATAGCATATGAAACATTTGCAGCAACTGCCACATTTATATCCCCACCAAAAAGTGAACTTGCTAAAATAGCACTACTTAAAATTAGTTTCCTAAACATTTTTTCTCCTTATTTTCCTAACATAATATCTGATGATTTTATCACTGCAAATACTTCTTGATTTACTTTTAACTCTAATTGTAATGCGGCTTGTTTAGTAATAATAGAAGTTAATATTTCATCATTTGAAATATCCAATTGTACTTCACAACTAACATCACTAAAAGTTAAATTTTTTATTTTAGCTTTTAGCTTATTTCTTGCACTAAGGCCAAGTAGTTCATTTGTTGCTATCATTACATTATTAGATTTAAAAATAGCGATAATCTCATCTTCTATTTTTAATCCTAAGGCATCAATACTATTTTTTGAAATATTTGAAACCATTGTTTGTCCACTTTTTGTTTCTAAAATAATATTTGCACTAACCTTATCTTCAACTATTTCTTTTATAATAGCAACAATTTGATTTCTTGCACTTATTTGCATAGCAAACCTTTTTAGTGATTTTAAATTTCCTGTATGAAAATCTGTTAGTTTTGTTAAAGATTTTAAGAATTTTTTATGCTCTTTTTCTAAAATACAATAGGTTTTTAAAAGATTTTCTCCATATAAAGTAAGTGTTGCACCTCCACCTCCTTTACCTCCTGTTTCTTTTTTTACTACTAAATTTGAACAAAGATTATTCATAGCATCAACTGCTTCCCAAGCTGTTTTATAACTCATTGGTACTAATTTTGCTGCTTTACTAATTGAACCTTCTTGTTTAATTGCTTCAAGAAGTTTAATTCTTTTTTCAAGTAAAAAAGGAGTATCAGAGTTTAATAAAGTAAGGGAAGATTCAAATTCCATTTAATTCCTTTATATAATTAGGTATATAACGATTAGAAGAATTTTAACGCTATATACCTTAATATATAATGAAAAAGTATTTAGAAGAAATTTAACCTAAAAAAGGTTAAATTTTAAATGGAAGAGTTATTGTAACTTCAGCACCTTCATAGATTTTTTCTTGATATGTATATTTAATATTTTTAATTTTAATTTTTCCATACATAGAGTCATTTATAATCTTATATGTAATATTTAATCCAAGTCCTATTCCATGTGCTTGATGTTTTGTTGTAAAATATGGTTCAAAAACTTTATTTATATGTTCTGTTTTTATTCCACCTGCATTATCTTTTATATTTATTACAATTAAGTTATTTTTATCTATAAAAGATTCAATAAAGATATATCTTTTAGTATCTATTTTTTCTAAAGCATCTTTTGAGTTATGTATTATATTTACTAAAGCTTGTACTAAACTATTTGGAAGGTTTGTAAGTTCAATATTATTATCCAAATTTGTAATAACTTCTATACTATTTTCATTGATTAAATGTTCTCTTGTTTTAATTGCTTTATTAATAACTTCAGATAAGTTAAATTTTGCCAATTTATCTTTATATGAATATTCTCTAAAATTATCTATTGTTTCTGATAAGATTTGTGCTGTTTTTAAAATAGTTTCTAAAGAGTTTATTACCTCTTCTTCTTTTGAAATACCTAATTCATGATTTAGTTTTATTCCAGAAGCACAAGTGGAAATAAGAGAAAGGGGCTGTCTCCATTGATGGGCAATATTTCCTATCATCTCCCCTAAAGCTGCCATTTTACTTTGTTCTATTAATTCTAGTTGTTGTTTTTGAATTTGTTCTTTTAATTCTATTTCTTTTTGTAAAGCTTTATATAAATTATCATTTACAGCTTTAAGTTGTTTATTTTTAATAATAACTTCAATATATAAGTTAAGTTTATTGATAAACTGATGATTCTCAATTGGTTTTGTTAGATAATCAACTGCACCAATTTGAAAACCTTTTTGTTGAAATTCTTCCTTTTTAAAAGCAGCAGTTAAAAAAATAATTGGAATATTTTGAGTTCTTGGATTACTTTTTAAGTATTTTGCAGTATCAAAACCATCAAGTCCAGGCATTTGTACATCTAAGATTATAATATCAATCTCTTCTTTATATGTGATTTTTAAAGCTTCTTCACCACTTGAAGCTAATATTAAATGTACATTTTCAAGATATTCTTGTATTAGATATTGTAAGGATACTCTATTTGCTTCAATATCATCAACTGCTAGAATTGTTATATCTTTCATACTTTCCTCTTATAAATTTTGTTTGTTTTATCTATTGTGATAAATTTATTATGTGTATCTAAAGATTCACTTTCCCCTAAAACTAAAAAGCCATAGTTGTCTAAAGAGTTTTCAAAAAGATTAAAGATTTTATCTTTTAAATCTTTATCAAAATATATAATTACATTTCTGCAAAAAATCAATTGAAAATCGTTAATTTTTCTATCTTCAACTAAATTATGTCTAAAAAAAAGAATTCTTTCTTTTATCTCTTCTTTTACTTCAACAAAGCTATCATAATTATTAAAATATTTACTAAAACTTTCACTTCCACTTGCTTGATAGTAGTGTTTTAAAAACTGTTTATAACTCTCTTTTGAATATAAAGCATTTTTAGCATTTCTTAAAATAACTTCATTTAAATCTGTAGCATAAATTAAGCTTCTATCAAGTAAACCAAGTTCTTTTAAAAAAATTGCTATAGAGTAGGGTTCTTCACCACTACTACAACCTGCACACCAAATTTTAATATCCATAAAACTATCTAATTTAGGAAGAATCTCTTCTTTTAAAATTTTAAAGACTTCGGGGTTTCTATAAAATGTAGTTACATTTACTGAAATATTTAAAAAAAGATCTTTGAAAATATTTTTATTTTCTAAAATTATTTTTTGAAATTCTAAAAAATTCTTTGGTTTTAAAGTGCTATAAAAAAGTTTCACTCTTCTTTTTATATGCTCAAAGTTGTATCCACGGTAATCATAACCATATTTATCGTATATTTTATCTAAAAGTATTTCTAATTCTGCTTTATCAAAAAGTTCACTATTTAAAAAATAACTAATATAGTCATTGATTTTTTTTAGTGAAAGAATTAAATCATACTTGCCAGTTTTAATAGCATTTTCAAGCATTGGTTTTGCTTCACACTCATTTGGGTCTTCAATAATTACAGTTGTTCTATTTTGTTGTAAAAGTTGTAAACTATCACTCCCATCACTTCCATATCCACATACTAAAATAGCAAGTAAATTATTTCTATATTCATTTGATAAAGTCTCAAAAGTTGTACTTATTGAAGGTTTTGAGAAATTTCTTTTTTCTTCATCAGTTAAAAATATAAATCCCCCTGCAACAATAAGATGTTTCCCTGGTGGTGCAGTATAAATAGTTGCTGGTTCTATTCTCATATCAGATTTTGCTTCAACTACTTTGTAATAAGGTGTTTTAGTTTGTAAAATAGAGCTTAAAGAACTACTTTTATCTGATTTATGATGCATTATTATAAAAACAGAGATTTGTGAAGGAGGTAAGTTTTCTACAATTTCAATAAACTTTTTTAAACTTCCTGCACTTCCTCCTATTGCTAAATATTCTAAATTTAAAGTTTTAAGTTTTAAGTTTTGATTATTAATAAACTTTAACTCAAATCCCAAATTCATTAAGTAGGTTTTTAAAGTTGTCTCATTTGTAAAAATAGTTAGTTTATTTTTTATCTTATCAAGTGCAATAACTATCTCTTTTGGTAAGCTTTGAACATTTAAAAAACTAATTTCAAAATAATCTTCATCTTGTTTTAAAAGTTCAAGAATTAAACAGATATTCTCTTTTTTTTCTGCTTCTTGAACTACAATTTTAAAAATATTATCAACTTTATGTGAGATTATATTTTTCATTTATGTTTTTTATTACTCCATAATTGTATTAAATTTGCTAATACATTAATATCTATTGGTTTTGCAAGATAATCATCTGCACCTAAATTAATACATTTTTCTCTATCATCTTTCATGGCTTTTGCAGTTACTGCAATTATAGGAATAGATTTTAAAACTTTATCTTCTCTTATTTTTTCCATTGCTTCATAACCATTCATAATTGGCATCATTATATCCATTAAAATTAAATCAACATCTGTTGGATGCTCATTTAAAAAATCTAGGGCTTCTTGGCCATTAAAAGCTGTATATGTAGTTGCATTAAACTCTTTTAAAGCCGCATCTAATACAAAAATATTTTTAATATCATCATCAACTATTAAAATCTTCTTTTCACTTAAATCAACATTTTCAAAAATTTCATGAGTTTCATTTTTTTCTTCTTCTCTA
This genomic window contains:
- the modB gene encoding molybdate ABC transporter permease subunit, translating into MADFFSNIEFAPFILSFKLAGITTLILFILALPLSWYLSQTKSKAKPILEAITALPLVLPPSVLGFYLLYALSYNSFLGSFFEEYFGIKLVFNFTGLVIASCFYSLPFMVQPLQSGFESINKNMLEASYISGKSKVQTILKVALPNMKPSLMTALIVTFAHTVGEFGVVLMVGGSIPDETKVASVAIYEFVEIMDYKSAHIYSAIMLVISFLVLLSVYIFNQKQKKSFL
- a CDS encoding TOBE domain-containing protein, which encodes MNELKVVVSKIQSLENLNIVEFLFEDITLSMMSLDLDNIKENDKVLLTVKASNIAIAKEFQGQISLANSINAKIIQFDRGELLTSIKLNAKGTTLSSIITTKSAKRMDLKLGDDVAAIFKSSDLSIKKVL
- the modA gene encoding molybdate ABC transporter substrate-binding protein, with product MFRKLILSSAILASSLFGGDINVAVAANVSYAIDDLKKEFNKLYPNTNVKVTLGSSGKLTAQIKNGAPYDLFMAANMKYPETLFNEDYAVTRPLVYAQGSLAYLSSQKQDFSKGIDLITQENIKKIAIANPKTAPYGKASVEAMKNAKIYESVEKKLVFAESISQTVTYALTATDIGFIAKSSLYSPQMSKFKQGVNWYSVDSKLYTPINQGIVILKKAQSNSEAAAFYSFILSKKAKKIFEDFGYLIP
- a CDS encoding TOBE domain-containing protein, with protein sequence MEFESSLTLLNSDTPFLLEKRIKLLEAIKQEGSISKAAKLVPMSYKTAWEAVDAMNNLCSNLVVKKETGGKGGGGATLTLYGENLLKTYCILEKEHKKFLKSLTKLTDFHTGNLKSLKRFAMQISARNQIVAIIKEIVEDKVSANIILETKSGQTMVSNISKNSIDALGLKIEDEIIAIFKSNNVMIATNELLGLSARNKLKAKIKNLTFSDVSCEVQLDISNDEILTSIITKQAALQLELKVNQEVFAVIKSSDIMLGK
- a CDS encoding hybrid sensor histidine kinase/response regulator → MKDITILAVDDIEANRVSLQYLIQEYLENVHLILASSGEEALKITYKEEIDIIILDVQMPGLDGFDTAKYLKSNPRTQNIPIIFLTAAFKKEEFQQKGFQIGAVDYLTKPIENHQFINKLNLYIEVIIKNKQLKAVNDNLYKALQKEIELKEQIQKQQLELIEQSKMAALGEMIGNIAHQWRQPLSLISTCASGIKLNHELGISKEEEVINSLETILKTAQILSETIDNFREYSYKDKLAKFNLSEVINKAIKTREHLINENSIEVITNLDNNIELTNLPNSLVQALVNIIHNSKDALEKIDTKRYIFIESFIDKNNLIVINIKDNAGGIKTEHINKVFEPYFTTKHQAHGIGLGLNITYKIINDSMYGKIKIKNIKYTYQEKIYEGAEVTITLPFKI
- a CDS encoding CheR family methyltransferase, translating into MKNIISHKVDNIFKIVVQEAEKKENICLILELLKQDEDYFEISFLNVQSLPKEIVIALDKIKNKLTIFTNETTLKTYLMNLGFELKFINNQNLKLKTLNLEYLAIGGSAGSLKKFIEIVENLPPSQISVFIIMHHKSDKSSSLSSILQTKTPYYKVVEAKSDMRIEPATIYTAPPGKHLIVAGGFIFLTDEEKRNFSKPSISTTFETLSNEYRNNLLAILVCGYGSDGSDSLQLLQQNRTTVIIEDPNECEAKPMLENAIKTGKYDLILSLKKINDYISYFLNSELFDKAELEILLDKIYDKYGYDYRGYNFEHIKRRVKLFYSTLKPKNFLEFQKIILENKNIFKDLFLNISVNVTTFYRNPEVFKILKEEILPKLDSFMDIKIWCAGCSSGEEPYSIAIFLKELGLLDRSLIYATDLNEVILRNAKNALYSKESYKQFLKHYYQASGSESFSKYFNNYDSFVEVKEEIKERILFFRHNLVEDRKINDFQLIFCRNVIIYFDKDLKDKIFNLFENSLDNYGFLVLGESESLDTHNKFITIDKTNKIYKRKV